A portion of the Gemmatimonas sp. genome contains these proteins:
- a CDS encoding threonine synthase: MTTASWTLRCSACDTPAPLERASLCGSCGQPLFARYAPVARHTPLADRWDMWRYAPFMPLLAGESPVTLGEGLTPLIDAPALAQAVGVRKLWIKDEAQNPTGSFKARGMSAAVTRARAAGVPGLVVPTAGNAGAALAAYAAAAEMKVRVIAPRTTPRPILDTIDAMGAELVRIDGHIGDAGKMALAYAAESGYFAISTLREPYRVEGMKTMGFELAEQLGWRVPDVVVYPTGGGEGTVGIWKALQELAAGGWIAADRVQPQYVVAQAAGCAPIARAFDAGADKAEPWVDPVTHASGLRVPSPLGDRLVLRIMRETGGFAATATEEAIREWTRVLATATGIDAAPEDGCALSVLRDGVNAGRIQRDAEVVVFNTGSGASYRA, translated from the coding sequence TGGCAGCTGCGGACAGCCGCTCTTCGCCCGGTACGCCCCAGTGGCCCGACACACGCCGCTGGCCGATCGCTGGGACATGTGGCGGTACGCCCCCTTCATGCCCCTGCTGGCAGGGGAATCGCCGGTCACACTCGGTGAGGGGCTGACGCCCCTGATCGACGCGCCGGCACTCGCCCAGGCGGTGGGCGTGCGGAAACTGTGGATCAAGGACGAGGCGCAGAACCCTACCGGATCGTTCAAGGCGCGCGGTATGAGCGCCGCCGTTACCCGCGCCCGCGCGGCCGGGGTGCCGGGGCTGGTGGTGCCGACCGCCGGGAACGCTGGCGCCGCCCTCGCCGCGTACGCTGCCGCGGCCGAAATGAAGGTGCGGGTGATTGCCCCACGCACCACGCCGCGCCCCATTCTCGATACCATCGACGCCATGGGCGCCGAGCTCGTTCGCATCGATGGGCATATCGGTGACGCCGGCAAGATGGCGCTGGCCTACGCCGCCGAGTCCGGCTACTTCGCCATCTCCACGCTGCGTGAGCCGTATCGGGTGGAAGGGATGAAGACGATGGGGTTCGAGCTGGCCGAACAGTTGGGCTGGCGTGTGCCCGACGTGGTGGTCTATCCCACCGGTGGCGGTGAGGGGACGGTAGGAATCTGGAAGGCGCTGCAGGAGCTGGCCGCCGGTGGCTGGATCGCCGCTGATCGCGTGCAGCCCCAGTACGTGGTGGCGCAGGCCGCAGGGTGTGCGCCCATTGCACGGGCGTTCGACGCTGGTGCCGACAAGGCGGAACCGTGGGTAGACCCGGTCACCCACGCGAGCGGTTTGCGGGTGCCGTCGCCACTCGGCGATCGGCTGGTGCTGCGCATCATGCGGGAAACCGGCGGGTTTGCCGCCACGGCCACCGAAGAGGCGATCCGCGAATGGACGCGGGTCCTGGCCACCGCCACGGGCATCGACGCGGCACCGGAGGACGGATGCGCCTTGTCGGTCCTGCGCGACGGTGTCAACGCCGGCCGCATTCAGCGCGATGCCGAGGTCGTGGTGTTCAATACGGGCAGCGGGGCCTCCTATCGGGCGTGA
- a CDS encoding DUF512 domain-containing protein, whose amino-acid sequence MVRVTHVEPGSIADQVGIVPGTELLAINERPLEDFLDWEFLTADEAFVVSARLPDGAPVEYEIEREDGDSMGVELAPPTVRRCANRCEFCFIEGLPKGLRKGLYIRDDDYRLSFAYGNFATLSNVKERDIARILEYRLSPLYVSVHATPWEARKVLLNNPRVPNILEQLTRLAEGGIQFHCQMVIVPGLNDGDVLEQSLADLWALEEAVLSVALVPVGVTQFSHLYTGKSMDARQAVVLLDAVHRWEERALSERDDRWVFGSDELYLLAGVDLPGVEHYGEFSQIENGVGAVTSLRARVRDGLSQLPRLDGKRIGVVTGTSMAPLMPELLEQLADVTGAAFVLIPTENSLFGPTTTTAGLLVGADIRRALADRTDLDLALIPAECINDNGLFLDEEQFIAVRESLPMPVFPSYDFIDALVPEGDAAVVPAARSHA is encoded by the coding sequence ATGGTTCGCGTTACGCACGTCGAGCCGGGGAGTATTGCCGATCAGGTCGGCATCGTTCCCGGCACTGAACTCCTTGCCATCAACGAACGGCCGCTGGAGGACTTCCTCGATTGGGAGTTCCTGACGGCCGACGAGGCGTTCGTGGTGTCGGCTCGTCTCCCGGATGGTGCCCCGGTCGAGTACGAGATCGAGCGGGAAGATGGCGACTCGATGGGGGTGGAGCTGGCGCCGCCCACCGTGCGTCGCTGCGCGAACCGGTGCGAGTTCTGTTTCATCGAAGGGCTCCCGAAGGGGCTCCGCAAGGGGCTCTACATTCGCGACGACGATTATCGGCTGTCCTTCGCATACGGCAACTTCGCGACGCTCTCCAACGTGAAGGAGCGCGACATCGCGCGCATTCTGGAGTACCGCCTCTCGCCCTTGTACGTGTCGGTGCATGCGACGCCCTGGGAGGCACGCAAGGTGCTGCTCAACAACCCGCGCGTGCCCAACATTCTCGAGCAGCTGACGCGTCTGGCGGAGGGAGGTATTCAGTTCCATTGCCAGATGGTCATCGTGCCGGGGCTCAATGACGGCGACGTGCTCGAGCAGTCGCTGGCCGACCTCTGGGCGCTCGAGGAGGCCGTGCTCTCCGTGGCGCTGGTGCCGGTGGGGGTCACCCAGTTCTCGCATCTGTACACCGGCAAGTCCATGGACGCGCGACAGGCCGTCGTGCTGCTCGACGCGGTGCATCGGTGGGAAGAACGGGCGTTGTCGGAGCGCGACGATCGCTGGGTGTTCGGCTCGGACGAGCTGTACCTGCTGGCGGGGGTCGATCTGCCGGGGGTCGAGCATTACGGCGAGTTCTCACAGATCGAGAACGGCGTGGGGGCCGTGACGTCGCTGCGCGCGCGCGTGCGCGACGGTCTGTCGCAGCTGCCCCGTCTCGACGGCAAGCGCATCGGCGTGGTGACCGGCACCTCCATGGCACCGCTCATGCCGGAACTGCTCGAGCAGCTTGCCGACGTGACCGGGGCGGCCTTCGTCCTCATTCCCACCGAGAATTCGCTGTTCGGGCCCACCACCACCACGGCGGGGCTCCTCGTGGGGGCCGATATCCGCCGGGCGCTCGCCGACCGGACCGATCTCGACCTGGCGCTCATTCCCGCCGAATGCATCAACGACAACGGCCTGTTCCTCGACGAGGAGCAGTTCATTGCCGTGCGCGAGTCGTTGCCCATGCCGGTGTTTCCCTCGTACGACTTCATTGACGCGCTCGTGCCCGAAGGGGATGCGGCGGTCGTTCCCGCTGCCCGATCTCACGCATGA